One genomic window of Solanum stenotomum isolate F172 chromosome 9, ASM1918654v1, whole genome shotgun sequence includes the following:
- the LOC125875855 gene encoding 14-3-3 protein 9 isoform X2, translating to MASSKERENFVYVAKLAEQAERYDEMVEAMKNVANMDVELTVEERNLLSVGYKNVVGSRRASWRILSSIEQKEESRGNEQNVKRIKEYLQKVESELTNICNDIMVVIDQHLIPSCTAGESTVFYHKMKGDYYRYLAEFKAGNDKKEVAELSLKAYQSATTAAEAELPPTHPIRLGLALNFSVFYYEIMNSPERACHLAKQAFDEAISELDSLNEDSYKDSTLIMQLLRDNLTLWTSDLPEDADAQKGDATNKAGGGEDAE from the exons ATGGCTTCTTCCAAAGAACGTGAGAACTTCGTCTACGTCGCTAAGCTCGCTGAGCAAGCCGAACGCTACGATG AAATGGTTGAAGCAATGAAGAATGTCGCAAACATGGATGTTGAATTGACTGTGGAGGAAAGGAATCTTCTTTCTGTTGGTTATAAGAATGTGGTAGGTTCTAGGAGAGCATCTTGGAGGATCTTGTCCTCTATTGAGCAGAAGGAAGAATCTAGAGGAAATGAGCAAAATGTCAAGCGAATCAAGGAGTACCTGCAAAAGGTGGAGTCGGAGCTCACCAACATTTGCAATGATATTATGGTGGTCATTGATCAGCATCTAATTCCGTCATGCACTGCAGGCGAATCAACTGTGTTTTACCACAAGAT GAAGGGGGACTATTATCGTTATCTTGCAGAATTTAAAGCTGGTAATGACAAGAAGGAGGTTGCAGAGCTTTCGTTGAAAGCATATCAG TCAGCTACAACTGCTGCGGAGGCGGAATTACCACCCACTCATCCAATTCGTTTGGGACTGGCTTTGAATTTCTCTGTTTTCTACTATGAGATCATGAATTCACCTGAAAG GGCATGCCATCTGGCAAAACAGGCCTTCGATGAAGCAATATCTGAGCTGGATAGCCTGAATGAGGATTCCTACAAAGACAGCACCTTGATTATGCAGCTTCTAAGGGACAACCTCACCTTGTGGACTTCTGATCTTCCAGAGGATGCTG ATGCCCAAAAGGGAGATGCCACAAACAAAGCTGGTGGAGGTGAAGATGCAGAG TGA
- the LOC125875845 gene encoding F-box protein At3g07870-like, translating into MSDYVPKDLMIKIFTRLPIKSILRCRSVCKSCCNGIVCLAAADQLNYLNHFYFWNPSIRKPVELPEQIYTCEKCDTYAYALGFGFDHVTNDYKVVRVGDTSSHPFPPHVDLYKLSTGVWEDISHVSLSYLFLATTSQAYVNGASHWIASKWDVLSFVNVIVLFNMHDEIFSEMILPSSLINESRSHYDEMFLFVSEESLCLVDNNYDKREPIDIWMMKEYGAPDSWVKQFSIQNNQFAQHIPLRDDIFWTPYSGSAAPTELEIANEFLKPMAIRKNGEILWEGNRRLFVSVDHTGERFKDADIGNSSNDWCYNPRYVNYYKESLVLPDRWTNNCVGDACEESSNLWKREPKDGKRRISREKSKYRIRIASLLHMSGLLYVSKMKGKWLRKKGRKIKQVKDPSLSN; encoded by the exons ATGTCGGATTATGTGCCAAAAGACTTGATGATTAAGATCTTCACAAGGTTACCAATCAAATCAATCCTTCGATGCAGAAGTGTTTGCAAGTCATG TTGTAATGGGATTGTGTGCCTTGCTGCTGCCGACCAATTGAATTACTTGAATCATTTCTACTTTTGGAACCCATCTATCAGAAAGCCTGTAGAACTCCCAGAACAAATTTATACATGTGAGAAATGTGATACATATGCTTATGCGTTGGGGTTTGGTTTTGATCATGTTACCAATGACTACAAGGTGGTAAGAGTAGGAGACACTTCGTCTCATCCGTTTCCACCTCATGTTGATCTTTATAAGCTAAGTACTGGTGTTTGGGAAGACATTAGCCATGTCTCTCTGTCTTACCTATTCCTTGCCACTACATCACAGGCGTATGTGAATGGAGCTTCTCATTGGATTGCTTCCAAATGGGATGTATTATCATTTGTGAATGTGATTGTTTTATTCAACATGCATGATGAGATATTCTCAGAGATGATATTGCCGAGTAGTTTAATCAATGAGTCACGATCACACTATGATGAAATGTTCCTTTTTGTGTCAGAGGAATCTCTTTGTTTGGTTGATAATAACTATGACAAACGTGAACCTATTGATATTTGGATGATGAAAGAGTATGGTGCACCAGACTCATGGGTGAAACAGTTCAGCATCCAAAATAATCAGTTTGCACAACATATTCCTCTTCGTGATGACATTTTCTGGACACCTTATTCTGGAAGCGCTGCTCCAACTGAGCTTGAGATTGCTAATGAATTTCTGAAGCCAATGGCTATAAGGAAAAATGGTGAAATCTTATGGGAAGGTAACCGAAGATTATTTGTTTCAGTTGATCATACAGGTGAAAGGTTTAAAGATGCTGACATTGGTAACTCATCAAATGATTGGTGTTACAATCCACGTTATGTTAATTATTACAAAGAGAGCCTTGTTTTACCTGATAGATGGACAAATAATTGTGTTGGAGATGCTTGTGAGGAGTCATCCAATTTATGGAAGAGAGAGCCCAAAGATGGGAAAAGAAGGATCTCAAGGGAAAAATCTAAATATAGAATCCGGATTGCATCTCTTTTGCACATGAGTGGATTGCTTTACGTGTCAAAAATGAAAGGGAAATGGTTGCGGAAGAAAGGAAGgaagatcaagcaagtcaaAGATCCTTCATTGTCCAATTAA
- the LOC125875860 gene encoding heavy metal-associated isoprenylated plant protein 28, with protein MTTMTEMRVHMDCAGCESKVRKSLEKVKGVDSVEIDMAMQKVTVTGWADQKKILKTVRRTGKRAEIWQFPHNPEMRNNPSYVTDHYYQQQGCSGPATYYAGEPPASAYNYRKHGYDNYGRAYSLYRGNSNTFGSRVGDAFSDENPRGCNIM; from the exons ATGACAACG ATGACAGAGATGAGAGTACATATGGATTGTGCCGGATGTGAGAGCAAGGTCAGAAAATCTCTCGAGAAAGTTAAAG GTGTTGATAGTGTAGAAATAGATATGGCTATGCAAAAAGTGACGGTAACAGGATGGGCTGATCAAAAGAAAATACTCAAAACAGTTAGAAGAACTGGTAAAAGAGCTGAAATATGGCAATTTCCTCATAATCCTGAGATGAGAAATAACCCTAGTTATGTCACTGATCATTATTATCAACAACAAGGTTGCAGTGGTCCGGCCACTTATTACGCCGGAGAACCACCGGCTTCCGCCTATAACTATCGCAAACACGGCTACGATAACTATGGTCGTGCCTATAGTCTTTACAGGGGCAATTCAAACACATTTGGTAGTCGTGTTGGTGATGCATTTAGTGATGAGAATCCTCGTGGTTGTAATATTATGTAA
- the LOC125875863 gene encoding uncharacterized protein LOC125875863 yields MGVPVKKSVHIGQHKQPIIYEGSDIFCNSCGVLGHNAINYVVPQTNQQNMQAMEIRQGDNARGSDVQTSTPYMADPEEKWQTVTFNRQKKQNKRTPKKINNEPGNFYLNLETLWCSINTGKKIKWQIPWLKRSLD; encoded by the exons ATGGGTGTTCCGGTTAAAAAATCTGTTCACATAGGACAACACAAGCAACCTATCATCTATGAGGGATCCGACATCTTCTGCAATAGTTGTGGAGTCCTGGGACATAACGCCATAAACTATGTGGTGCCACAgacaaatcaacaaaatatgcAAGCTATGGAAATAAGGCAAGGCGACAATGCAAGAGGTTCCGATGTGCAGACGTCAACTCCTTATATGGCAGATCCAGAAGAGAAATGGCAAACGGTAACCTTCAATAGGCAGAAGAAGCAGAACAAAAGAACgccaaaaaaaatcaataacgAACCAG GGAACTTCTACTTAAACTTGGAAACCCTCTGGTGCAGCATAAATACAGGGAAGAAAATCAAGTGGCAGATACCTTGGCTAAAGAGGAGTCTAGATTGA
- the LOC125875855 gene encoding 14-3-3 protein 9 isoform X1, whose product MASSKERENFVYVAKLAEQAERYDEMVEAMKNVANMDVELTVEERNLLSVGYKNVVGSRRASWRILSSIEQKEESRGNEQNVKRIKEYLQKVESELTNICNDIMVVIDQHLIPSCTAGESTVFYHKMKGDYYRYLAEFKAGNDKKEVAELSLKAYQSATTAAEAELPPTHPIRLGLALNFSVFYYEIMNSPERACHLAKQAFDEAISELDSLNEDSYKDSTLIMQLLRDNLTLWTSDLPEDAEDAQKGDATNKAGGGEDAE is encoded by the exons ATGGCTTCTTCCAAAGAACGTGAGAACTTCGTCTACGTCGCTAAGCTCGCTGAGCAAGCCGAACGCTACGATG AAATGGTTGAAGCAATGAAGAATGTCGCAAACATGGATGTTGAATTGACTGTGGAGGAAAGGAATCTTCTTTCTGTTGGTTATAAGAATGTGGTAGGTTCTAGGAGAGCATCTTGGAGGATCTTGTCCTCTATTGAGCAGAAGGAAGAATCTAGAGGAAATGAGCAAAATGTCAAGCGAATCAAGGAGTACCTGCAAAAGGTGGAGTCGGAGCTCACCAACATTTGCAATGATATTATGGTGGTCATTGATCAGCATCTAATTCCGTCATGCACTGCAGGCGAATCAACTGTGTTTTACCACAAGAT GAAGGGGGACTATTATCGTTATCTTGCAGAATTTAAAGCTGGTAATGACAAGAAGGAGGTTGCAGAGCTTTCGTTGAAAGCATATCAG TCAGCTACAACTGCTGCGGAGGCGGAATTACCACCCACTCATCCAATTCGTTTGGGACTGGCTTTGAATTTCTCTGTTTTCTACTATGAGATCATGAATTCACCTGAAAG GGCATGCCATCTGGCAAAACAGGCCTTCGATGAAGCAATATCTGAGCTGGATAGCCTGAATGAGGATTCCTACAAAGACAGCACCTTGATTATGCAGCTTCTAAGGGACAACCTCACCTTGTGGACTTCTGATCTTCCAGAGGATGCTG AAGATGCCCAAAAGGGAGATGCCACAAACAAAGCTGGTGGAGGTGAAGATGCAGAG TGA